Part of the Henckelia pumila isolate YLH828 chromosome 2, ASM3356847v2, whole genome shotgun sequence genome is shown below.
TTCCAACGCTACAAAACAAACCGCTCGCCATCGCCCCTTTTCGTCGCGAAAACAAACCCACTCCTCCTTGTGCATTTCCTCTGATTTTAGTGCAGAAGATGGAATCGGCGTCCcacgatcatcatcatcatcagcaGGACCCTGTTGATATTTTCATGACTCTGGACCACTGGCCTTCCACCCCACCCTTCGAcgagggttcgtcttcctcgtCTTCCTCTGACACCTATATGCTCGGATTTGTCATCGTTAACATCGTCGGCCTCCGATACTACCAGGGTACCATCAGCGGCCGCGAGCTCGTCGCTTTGGTTCGGGATGAATTCAACCCCTATGACCCACATGCCATTAAGGTTCTTAATACCAGGTCGGTTCAAATCGGCCACGTCGAGCGCTCCGCCGCTGCGGTTTTGTCCCCTTTGATCGATGAAAATTTGGTTACTCTCGAGGGtactcattttttttattgaattttgggTCTGCCTTTTTTCTAATCCcatttgtttgattgtttcaCTGAATTTTGATTGTCTTTTTCCATAAACAATTGAAAATTAATGCCATCTTTTACTCAGTTTCTGATGCTAGTTTGGCTTCTTGATTCGTTATAAGCGTTTCTCTTCACTTTATACAGGTTCCTCTGCCAAATGCTTAATGTGTGAGTTTGGAATGTTACAGGAATTGTGCCGAAACTGCCAGGAAAGGGAAGAATTTACAGCATTTCCTGTCAAGTTCACATCTTTTCAAGAATAGAGGATTTTGAGAGGGCAAAACTGGCAATTGCTAATGGTGGGCTGCAGTTAATTGCTGAAACCGATGCATCTTTTACAGTATCAGAGGCAGTGGCCGTGAGGGAGAAAAAATGTATTTTAGAGGAGAAGAGTGTGGATGAGATATTTAAATTGTTGGACTTGAAGGTTTGTAACAAAGGTGCCGCTGAAGCATTGGAGCCACCTAAAAGCATTATAACTTCTGAACTTTTCTCTCATCAAAAGGAAGGCTTGGGGTGGTTGGTTAGCAGGGAGACTTCATGTGAATTGCCTCCATTTTGGGTAGCAAAAGATGGGGTTTATGTGAATGAATTAACCAATTACCAGACTGGTACAAGACCTGAGCCTATAAGAGGTGGAATATTCGCAGACGATATGGGCCTGGGTAAAACTCTCACTCTCCTTTCATTGATTGCTTTTGATAAAGCTGCCCATTCATCTATCGATGTGGATGTTGGAAATGATGCTGAACTACATGAAGAATGTGTTCCTCTTTTGAGCAAAAAGTCAAAGAGAAAAAGAGGCAGCGAAAAGActgaaaattcaagaaagaaGCAAAAGGTCGAGGATCACAAACAATCTGATGCATTGGAGCCCATGACCACACTAATTGTTTGTCCACCTTCAGTATTTTCGACATGGATAACACAGTTAGAAGAGCACACAAGAAGAGGAAGTTTTAAGGTTTATATATACTATGGAGAACGGACCAAAGATGCTAAAGAGCTTCAGAAGTATGATATTGTTCTAACAACATATTCTACATTAGCTGCTGAAGAGTCTTCGGTCAAGTCTCCTATAAAAAATATTGAGTGGAGACGAGTTATTTTGGATGAGGCGCATGTGATTAAGAATGTGAATTCTCAACAGAGTCGTGCTGTCACTAAACTGAACTCTAAGCGTAGATGGGCTATTTCTGGCACACCCATACAAAACTCCTCCTATGATTTGTTTTCTTTAATGGCTTTTTTGAAGTTTGAACCATTTTCTGTTAAAAGCCTCTGGAATAGTTTGATACAACGTCCTCTCTCTCAGGGAGATGAGAAGGGCATCTCCCGGCTGCAGGTCAGTATATCTTACTCTTATTAGTTCTTGCGTTTTAAGATGTAATTCCTATTTTGCATATTTAATGTAGTCCTTCAAGATTAAAAGAAATAACATCTTTAATACGCTATAATATAAATGATTCTCTGTGAGGTGCCATATTATTATTTGTTCCCTAGTGTTTGGTGGGTGACGTATGAAAACGTCCTGTTTACATGTATGCATTTGCTTAAATCTTCCTTTACTAGCAGTTCTTTCCAGGAAGTTCTTGTATTTGATGAGAATTTATCTTATTTCATGCTATGCAAACAAAAATACACTTTTTCTGTAGCATATGAAATTGGATGTATCATGTATGGTGATGAGAATTTAGCTTATTTCATGCTATATACCAACAAAAATACACTACAATTTCTGTAGCATATGAAATTGGATGGATGCATGGGTATCATGTTTCATGTAGGAcgtgctcatgttttgatattctCGACAATTTATCCTTTAAGGGGAATATTTCTATCGCGTGTGTCCAAACCTGAATGTGCTTGTATGTGTTCATACATGTTTGGTTAGCATCTGCGTGTGTGTGTTAAATTTCATGGACCTGTATGGTTTCCGATTCAGTTTGTGTATCACATACCATCATTTTGAATCACAATTGGGGTTTGAATGCTATTTATttcaatttctttttcttttttgaaacaatagttatttcattttatttttcttttttgactGTTTCCCAATGAATTATTGCTGAATCTTCCATGTTTCTTAGATTATGTCACAACAATCCTATGTGCATTATGCTGTAGGGTCTCATGGCTGCAATATCTTTGAGGAGAACCAAAGAGAAGGGATTGGTTGATCTACCATCTAAAAGCATAGAGACCTTTTTTGTAAACCTCCGTGAAGAGGAACGTGAGGTTTATGATCAGATGGAAGGAGAGGCAGGAAAGATTGTTCAAGGCTACATTTCTGATGAAAGTTTGATGGTAAATTATTCTACCATACTTGGCATACTTATACGTCTTCGTCAGATTTGCACAGATCTAGCCCTGTGCCCTTCAGATCTCAGAGCACTCATTCCCCCAGGCAAAATTGAAGGTATTCAGTCTGATTTCACCATTCTCTGCGGCTCTGTGGCTTCGTCCTCCTCTAATCCATCTCATTTAATTGTATTAGGTATCCCTCATAAGTCATACCCAAGAAAGTAATTTCTCATAAGAAAGGGTAATTTGTAGGACTTTGTATCTACTGGCAATTCAACCATGAGGATGATGCAACTTTTTCTTACTTTATATCAGAACATGTTTCATCATTTGTTTACTTTCGTTGGACAGCTTTCAAGTGTTGCATGTGGGATTTGTTGCGAAATATTCCTCCAAACTTCATGCTTTTGGGTGTACTTTTCTTGATTGTGGGTATTGTTAGGAACCGAATGGCTACCTTTATTTCTAACAGCCGTCTGTACATCATGTGTAATCCGTACAGATGTGAAGAACAATCCAAAATTACTCCAAAAATTGCTCTCAGTGTTGCAAGATGGAGAAGATTTCGACTGTCCAATCTGCATATGCCCACCAACAGATATTATAATAACATGCTGCGCTCACATCTTTTGCCGATCCTGCATTTTGAAGACGCTCAAACGAACTAAACCCTGTTGTCCATTGTGCCGCCATCCTCTTTCAGAGTCCGATCTCTTCAAAGCCCCTCCGGAGTCTTCTCAGGCAATTCCTTCTGGAGCTTCATCTTCAATTATTTCGTCCAAAGTTGCTGCTCTGTTAAGACTGCTGTCTATGTCTAGAGATCAGAACCCATCGACGAAATCAGTCATATTCTcccaattccgaaagatgttacTTTTACTCGAAGTACCACTTAGAGAAGCTGGTTTTAAAGTACTCCGTTTAGATGGATCATCGAATGCAAAAAAGAGAGCTCAGGTGATCAAAGAATTTGAAGTCCCTGCACCAGAAGGTCCGACAATCTTGCTTGCAAGTCTAAAAGCTTCAAGTGCGGGTATAAACCTTACTGCTGCTTCGAGGGTATACTTACTCGAGCCATGGTGGAATCCAGCAGTGGAGGAACAGGCTATGGACAGGGTCCACCGAATAGGCCAAAAAGATGATGTGAAGATCGTGAGATTGATAGCCAGAGATACAATAGAGGAGAGGATTTTACAACTCCAAGCAAACAAAAAGATGCTAGCTAGGAAAGCATTTGGTAAGAAGAGTTCCAAGGATCAGAGAGAGATCAGCAGAGATGATCTTCGCGCACTGATGAACTTGTGAGTAGGTTCTTACTTGCGTTAACAAACATATTTGCTCGTGTTTTGTAACTTGTACATGATGTATCCAAAAGGTTGCTACCCAGAAAGCTGATTGAGTTGTTTTGGTTGGGCTTCTGAATAGTTGATGGACGAATGCAATCGTCATATGACATTTTCAGTGATGAAAGAACCCAAAATGGTAACAATGGGACGTTTTGACCAATTGGTTGTATAAAGATGGTGATTTTGCGTTACTTAACGTGCAATATTTTTCGGTTTTGGAAGTAGGATGTGAACTTTTTCACCTTTAATTTTCAGCCAACCTATTTGTACTTGGGATCTCATGCCATTATCTTCATGATAGCTCCAATTTATTCACGTGCTACTTCCGTTGCATCCCTGTTGTAGCCTTTGCTTGATAATCATTTAAAAGGTTGATCATGCCATTTTTACTCtgccaattatatattataatgaaAAAAACATATAgacaaaataattataattaacgGATAAAGTATGCGAATGATCACAAGTATAAGATACACATAACGTCGAGTGTAAATATATTATACAGTCaagtttttaaatttcaaaattcaaacacattattagttaaaaataaaaataataatgcaaATAGGTGATATCTCAAAAaggattaataaaaaaaaatagtattcAATTATGAATGTACTTTTATTGAAAAGTTCGATTATATTTTTgggagaagaaaagaaaaaacaatCTTTGCAATAACCCCGACAACTGTTGAACATTGTATTTGTATCACATCGCACTTTCTGAAAGTCAATCTGCGACTCCCGTTCTTTCGAAACTacatgtatgtatatgtatatatataaaataatcttTCAACATATCGCGGATTAATCTTTTCAAGAATTTTGCGTTTATTTTAACCCGGTCTCTCTCCCAAGTGCACTATGTTGTTGAtttgatgggtattcggggttGATTCGTTACTGCGTAAAGATATTCCTGCGATAACTAATTCTTTTCGGAGTTTCTCTTGAATTTTCAAGGTTCTTGGTGTTTCTTTTGTAAATTCAAATCTGGGAATCTTTCCTTTCAACCCAATTGGGGTTTGTGAAATTCTTATCTCCGGTTTCTTCCAAACCCCTAGTTTTTTCCCCTTCCATTTTCACTGACGTTTCTTgaaatttcataagttctaaGTTATCAGTCTGGCATCTTTCGACAGTTTATGATTTTCTGTGATAATGGTGAATCATGGTGACAAGAGTAAAATTAATCAAGAAGGTGGGGATAAGACCCCATCATCTGTTTCTAAAGGCGGCGGTGGAGGAGCCACAAGATCATGCGGTACCACTGTTTCTGGTCAATCTATATCAACCAGCGGCAGTGTTGGTTCCCCCTTAAGCCGGAGTGAGGCTGCAGCGACCACCcctacaaatcgaattaacaatCTTGAAATTCAGGGTGATGATGCTGGGTCTCGAGGTACTGCTGGGTGAGCCCTCGAGTCTGACTACTTTTATCTTAGTTGTTAGCTTTTCCTGCAAATGTTTACTGAACTACTTTTATTAACAAATGTTTATGAACTTCTTTAGTTGTTACCcctacaaatcgaattaacaaaATTGTTGTTTGTAGATTTGCTTTGGACTTTTGAACTATGTAAATTAGTTACTTTGACAGGGACGCTGTTTGACCCAGTTTTGCAGTCAGGAGACCTTGTGAATGCaagttgattattttgatcaaaaGATAAAATGTGTTGAAAGTTAAAACCTTAAAGGAGAAGTTAAAGATGGTGGGTGAATGAAGTATACTGTCTAAGTAGATCCAAATGGACATTCATTTGATAGATTCCCTCTTAAATATGAGATGATATTTGGTTAACTTGTGGTTCAAAGTCTAGTGTAATTCGATATTGGTTCTGAAGGGATTATTCTTTATCACGAAGAAAAAGGGTTTTCATTTTTTGTTGGAGTATGAGAACAAAACAAGATATAAATTTGTAACAGAATCATAGTTTAAAAAATGTTACAAAGTGATGGCTGGCTCAAAATGATGCTAAGATCAGCCTTATAGGACTTGGCGCATATGAAAGCAAAGGATTGTAAATCTAACATGAATGTAATGTTATAGTTCCTCATTTACGTGTAGTCTTGTAGACtaatatatatgttttcttgttggtaattaattataaattacctATAGGATGATATTTGATGCAATGTTTTTGGCATATTAAGATTTTAGAATTATTTTGTCCTGGTGCATATGACATCGGTGAGGTGCATCCTCAcaatttacattgagctttggGTTCAAACCACCTTTGTGCTTATTGCTTTTTGCGACTTTCATGACTATCAATGGGATGTGTGTTGAATTACAAATATTTGCTTTTAGAGCTTGAGGTTGATGTCTAATATAACAATGATTATTACAATATTAGAGTCTTCTTTGTTATTTCTCCACGGGTGACTATCTAGTGTTATCTATTTGTTTTTGTATTTGGTTACgtattttatgtttatattgttATAAACAGGAACAAGAAGAAGAGAAGTCAACGTGCAGTAGGAGGTGATAAAAGTGGCCGAGGACTCCGTCAATTTAGCATGAAAGGttcttttttttagaaaaaaatattaatatggcatgttttgtttcatttatgctgaaaatgtcattttatattATTCTTTCAACTCGTTGTACCATCGAAGGGATTGGCTATCTTCATTAGAACTTTTCTTGTCTAAAATATTGTTATTGAAGATATTGTCATGTTATTTTGTGGACTGAGGTTTGACCGAATCCCAAAGCCAACCTCCTTCGAATTGCCTTTCCAGCCAAAATTTCTGTTTTGGCCAATCGAACTAATAAGATGGCTTAACCTACGTTTACTCTTTTTAATTGTAATATCCAGTCCAACAGGATTCAAAGTTGGGCACCTTTATGCATATGCATGTGGGATGGATAAAGATCCATAAGCACATGCACGAGTTGAACTCGTGTATGCTTGAAAACTTTAATCTACTTCTGAATTATATTTCAAGAATATAAAGTATGGAGTCGTAGCCAATTATTTGATGACATTGACATATTGTGGCACCACCATAAATGTCTGATTTGATTATGCCCAACAACTGCTTTGTTGGTAAAGAGATTAATCTAGTAGTAATTTAATtgaaatcacaaaatccaaaaaGCATGACGAGGTTATTTTCTTTTGTAAGTTGTAGGTCTCGGGTCATATACTACCTGTCCCTTGAAAAGTGACATAGTCATACGGTTTCATGTGCGTCATGATTATTGTATTTGTCACTATCTATTGTATTTCTACTGGTTTAAAAGAAGTGCTATGCAGAAAAGAACGTTAACATTGAACCTGAGCAAATGTTTAAAGCAATTGATATAAGGTGGATGGaaaaaataattctcaagtaTGGGATTACTGTTAAATAATTTGTCTGACCCTAGGCTACTTCAAGATTCTATGTAATAGGAATTATTTTTTGCCATATACCGTTAAGAGAGGGGTTAGAGCCTAAAGAAGACAGAGGCATGTCTATGGTTAAGATTATGGGTCTTGCAACTGGTATTATGTCCTTCTTTTGGGACAAATAATCAGATCGTAATGATGCTTTATTTGGTTCAGTTCTTTGTGCGggacatattttaatataaaagttGATAGAGGATTTGTATGTCATTCGCTTTTTCCTAGTTTGCATTTGCTATCAGTGTGAGGTAGAACGCAAGTGAAAAGCTTATGTTGGAAGTGGTCACGCCCTGAGACAATCGGCTCCTCTaccaactacttcgtattcgttcTTGCTTCACAAAAATGGCCAACTCAAGTTGATTTAGGAATCCCTTGTAACCT
Proteins encoded:
- the LOC140880260 gene encoding putative SWI/SNF-related matrix-associated actin-dependent regulator of chromatin subfamily A member 3-like 1 isoform X2; its protein translation is MESASHDHHHHQQDPVDIFMTLDHWPSTPPFDEGSSSSSSSDTYMLGFVIVNIVGLRYYQGTISGRELVALVRDEFNPYDPHAIKVLNTRSVQIGHVERSAAAVLSPLIDENLVTLEGIVPKLPGKGRIYSISCQVHIFSRIEDFERAKLAIANGGLQLIAETDASFTVSEAVAVREKKCILEEKSVDEIFKLLDLKVCNKGAAEALEPPKSIITSELFSHQKEGLGWLVSRETSCELPPFWVAKDGVYVNELTNYQTGTRPEPIRGGIFADDMGLGKTLTLLSLIAFDKAAHSSIDVDVGNDAELHEECVPLLSKKSKRKRGSEKTENSRKKQKVEDHKQSDALEPMTTLIVCPPSVFSTWITQLEEHTRRGSFKVYIYYGERTKDAKELQKYDIVLTTYSTLAAEESSVKSPIKNIEWRRVILDEAHVIKNVNSQQSRAVTKLNSKRRWAISGTPIQNSSYDLFSLMAFLKFEPFSVKSLWNSLIQRPLSQGDEKGISRLQGLMAAISLRRTKEKGLVDLPSKSIETFFVNLREEEREVYDQMEGEAGKIVQGYISDESLMVNYSTILGILIRLRQICTDLALCPSDLRALIPPGKIEDVKNNPKLLQKLLSVLQDGEDFDCPICICPPTDIIITCCAHIFCRSCILKTLKRTKPCCPLCRHPLSESDLFKAPPESSQAIPSGASSSIISSKVAALLRLLSMSRDQNPSTKSVIFSQFRKMLLLLEVPLREAGFKVLRLDGSSNAKKRAQVIKEFEVPAPEGPTILLASLKASSAGINLTAASRVYLLEPWWNPAVEEQAMDRVHRIGQKDDVKIVRLIARDTIEERILQLQANKKMLARKAFGKKSSKDQREISRDDLRALMNL
- the LOC140880260 gene encoding putative SWI/SNF-related matrix-associated actin-dependent regulator of chromatin subfamily A member 3-like 1 isoform X1 — translated: MESASHDHHHHQQDPVDIFMTLDHWPSTPPFDEGSSSSSSSDTYMLGFVIVNIVGLRYYQGTISGRELVALVRDEFNPYDPHAIKVLNTRSVQIGHVERSAAAVLSPLIDENLVTLEGIVPKLPGKGRIYSISCQVHIFSRIEDFERAKLAIANGGLQLIAETDASFTVSEAVAVREKKCILEEKSVDEIFKLLDLKVCNKGAAEALEPPKSIITSELFSHQKEGLGWLVSRETSCELPPFWVAKDGVYVNELTNYQTGTRPEPIRGGIFADDMGLGKTLTLLSLIAFDKAAHSSIDVDVGNDAELHEECVPLLSKKSKRKRGSEKTENSRKKQKVEDHKQSDALEPMTTLIVCPPSVFSTWITQLEEHTRRGSFKVYIYYGERTKDAKELQKYDIVLTTYSTLAAEESSVKSPIKNIEWRRVILDEAHVIKNVNSQQSRAVTKLNSKRRWAISGTPIQNSSYDLFSLMAFLKFEPFSVKSLWNSLIQRPLSQGDEKGISRLQGLMAAISLRRTKEKGLVDLPSKSIETFFVNLREEEREVYDQMEGEAGKIVQGYISDESLMVNYSTILGILIRLRQICTDLALCPSDLRALIPPGKIEGIQSDFTILCGSVASSSSNPSHLIVLDVKNNPKLLQKLLSVLQDGEDFDCPICICPPTDIIITCCAHIFCRSCILKTLKRTKPCCPLCRHPLSESDLFKAPPESSQAIPSGASSSIISSKVAALLRLLSMSRDQNPSTKSVIFSQFRKMLLLLEVPLREAGFKVLRLDGSSNAKKRAQVIKEFEVPAPEGPTILLASLKASSAGINLTAASRVYLLEPWWNPAVEEQAMDRVHRIGQKDDVKIVRLIARDTIEERILQLQANKKMLARKAFGKKSSKDQREISRDDLRALMNL